CTTACCGAGGTGGGCCTCTATCGATTGTCCTCCTCGGAGCGGGAGTATAAGGCCCTCAAGGAGCAGTTCTTGCGAGGCAAGGCCACTCCTCATTTGGGCAACACGGATATTTATGTGCTGTGCTGTTGCGTCAAGGATTTCCTGAGGTCCCTAACAGAGCCTCTTATTCCTACCAGCCAGTGGAAGGATTTCGCCAACGCCGTCCAGAACCCTGACACCAAAACATCCCAGGATATGCTGGTCAAGTCGGTGAAGCAGCTACCTCAAGCCAATAGGGATACGCTTGCTTTCCTCATACTGCACTTCCAGCGAATTGCCCAGTGCCCAGTCGTGCTAATGCCGATCGATAATATCTCGCTCATCTTTGGCCCCACCATTGTGGGTTACTCCACACCAGATCCCGACCAGCACGCGATCTACACGGAAGTTTTTACCCAGAAGCAGGTGATGAAGGCACTCCTTGAGCTGCCCGTTTCGTTCTGGGAGCAATATATCGTTATAGATCCGACAAGAACGCCGGCCACAGTGATCAAGCGGGTGCCAAGCAACAAAAATGACTTACTTTCGCTATATGGTAGGTTCTTTATGATTGATTCTTTGCATTATTCTAATTATTCTATTTCTTACAGCAACTCCCTTCAAAGGCGGTACCATAAAGAAGCGGAAGTTTTACGGCACACCGCCGCCATCTgcgcacaaaaaataaagagacTTTCCTTATTGGAAAGCATTTGACGTGTTACTTAAGTTTACTTCAAGTATTTGCAGTTTTTTGTTTCCGGCCAGCCAACCCCGAGCTGTATTTGTACCCAACTAACCATAAGCTTTTCTTTATAATTACCACGTTCTATTATAAACTAGAGCACGTTATTCGTACTAACCTAAGTTACTCACCAgagaaataaagtaaaatatgcAGTTGAAAAGCAATAAGAACAATGAACAAACatatgaataaacaaaaagaatataCAAGTTTTTATATCACAAAAGTTCTTTCACTTTTTCAAGAAGGTAGAAAATTTTTCAATCTGGTTAGTAAACTGAAGATGCATAGGAATCTTTCTGTTCTATAGTCTTTACGACAATTTAATGGTTTAATAATCGTAACCACAAATATGTAAAGCATTTCCGGATGTGGATGCTTTTTAGTATAGGAAAAAGGGAAATGTGAACCACAACTAATGGTAAGCTAGATACAATTTTGGAATATCCATTTGATAGGACAAACAAGATAAGCTCGGCCATTGATACATGCTAAAAATACTCACTGCCGCTGAGAAAAGCCCATGACAGCCCACACTTATGCACAGCAATCGTCATATCATCATTAAACTGGTTTGGACTGCTCCCGTAATAATACCCTTAACTGCCCCATGGAGCCGCCAGTCTGTTGATTGTAACCCATTCAGAATGTTCGAAGCGCATCGGAATCTATCCATTCAGCTGGTGATTTTTCTCTCCTTTGCAATCGCTATTTGCTCGGCGTTGCCAAACGCCACGAGCTGCGGGCATCGTTGCGGCGGAGGCGACTGTATCCAACTGGACCAGCTGTGTGATGGCGCCGCCAACTGCTTAGATGGCTCCGATGAGACGTCCGCCATGTGCGAGAAGGTCTGGTGTCCGGGATATGCGTTCCGCTGCAGCTACGGAGCGTGCATAGCCAGCACAGCGGTTTGCGATGGCGTCCAGGACTGCGTGGATGGATCGGATGAGCAGGGATGGCTGTGCCGGGCCCAGATGCAGCAGGCCAACTGCGACAACTGGGAGATGTACTGCGCCTCTGGTCAATGCATGCCCTACTCCAAGTTGTGCGATGGCGTCCGCGATTGCCGCGATGGAGATGATGAGCTGAAGTCCCTTTGCGAGGGCGTTGTCATGCCAACTACTACGATCAGTTCAACGTCAATTAATACCACGGAAAGTGGTATCAATAGCATAGCACCCACTGTTGCTAAGACACGGAAGCCACCGCAAGGAGATTCCATTCAGGAGAACGTGGACTGCGTGGTTCCCCAACTGCCAAACGTGATAGTCAGGCATTTCACACAGGCAATCCTCACTGCAGGATCTAGAGTAGCCAATGGCACCCGTATCTACTACGACTGCCCAGCGGAGCACACACTTAAAGGGGAGAGCCAGAACATTTGCCAGGACGCATTGTGGGCTAGGAAGTTTCCCTACTGTGAAAgtaagtacatatatttacgAATTTACTcttcatttatattaatttattgcatttacttATAGCACCCCAAGCATATATTTTTAGTCTGGTGATAGTAATTTTCTGTGTCCTAATCGTGGTATTGGTGTTCCTAATTTGGCGGGTTCGTCGGGAAAATGGCACAAGAAGGCAACGTGAGGAGCACATTTGGCTGGTGGAGACCAGCAGTAATCTTCCCAGGCAAACTGGCATACCAAAGGTTTAGAGATATAAGTTTACATAGCCTTAATTGTGATCACTCACATGTTTATTAACTAAGTTCTTTCTAAAAAGTCCtgttaatttttaaatctCTGGGGTTATGTTAAGTAAATAGCGTAAATAAAAGTGCTCCTTTCTGAAGTTTTAagcataatttaaaatgtattttaaaatttacagTATAACGTGAAGAGCACctattgtaaatatatataaaagattTTAGAAACatcaaaattatgtttttatgttgTAAATTATGGTCAAGCATATAATTACAGCTGTTAACAATACGTTTCCTTTAACAGCAGTAATGCAAAAACCACTTGTTGCTGTGCCTCAAACTGTGACCGAAACAGTGACTGGAAATAATGACATTTCTGCTGGGATCACACGCGGTCACACCATCCCACGAGTGCGCCAATATTGCTCCAGTGCTTCGCAGCGTAAGTACCCCAAGTTCTAGAGTGGCTTCATGCCAGAGATACCGCATCCGATTAGATAACGAATTGCACTTGCAGCCGGCTCAGACTACCCTTGAAAATGGCCAACATTGCTAAGATCTTCGCTACCCGTGCCCAGGGCGTCCTGCAGGCAGCCGCCCGCCAGCCACAGGTGGCCACCCGCTTCAGCAGCTCCTGTAAGTATGTGGCGGATTAGGGGGGATCAAAGTCCAAGCGATTGATGCCCAGCTCCACCCTAAGCCGGAAAATCAAGATATCAAATGCCGGTTTCGGCCCGACACCTCTTGTACTTTTCCAGGCAAATAAACATTGATTGCGTAACATTCGCGTACGTATGTACGATCACCTCATTTATGATGCCATCTCTTTTCAGCCACCAACAACTGGGAATACATCAAGACCGAAGTGGCCGGCGAGAGCAAGAACGTGGCCGTGATCACCCTCAACCGCCCCAAGGCTCTGAATGCCCTCTGCAATGGCCTGATGAAGGAGCTGTCCACCGCATTGCAGCAATTCGGCAAGGATAAGACCATCTCCGCCATCGTTTTGACGGGCAGCGAGAAGGCCTTTGCCGCCGGCGCCGATATCAAGGAGATGGTGGGCAACACCTACTCGCAGTGCATCCAGGGCAACTTCTTGAACGACTGGACCGAGGTGGCCCGCACCCAGAAGCCCATCATTGCCGCCGTGAATGGCTACGCCTTGGGCGGTGGCTGTGAGCTGGCCATGATGTGCGACATCATCTATGCCGGTGACAAGGCCAAGTTTGGTCAGCCCGAGATTGCCTTGGGCACCATTCCCGGAGCCGGTGGCACCCAGCGTCTCACCCGCGTTGTTGGCAAGAGTAAGGCCATGGAGATGTGCCTCACCGGCAACATGATCGGCGCCCAGGAGGCCGAGAAGCTGGGTCTGGCCAGCAAAGTGGTGCCCGCCGACCAGTTGCTGGGCGAGGCCGTCAAGCTGGGCGAGAAGATCGGCAGCCACTCCAATCTGATTGTGCAGCTGTGCAAGGAGGCCGTTAACACCGCTTATGAGACCACTCTCCAGGAGGGCCTGAAGTTCGAGCGTCGCACCTTCCATGCCACGTTCTCCACGGTTAGTTCATGTTCTAATATCTGGTTTACACTATCTAATCTCTTTAATCTCTGACATCCAATAGGCCGACCGCAAGGAGGGAATGACCGCCTTCGCCGAGAAGCGCCCTGCCAAGTTTACCAACGAGTAAAAGGAACGCTCCACCCTAATCCCTCCCAGCCAGCTTTGCATTTATattatctaaaaaaaaaactgttgtTTATACGCAATTAAAACTTTGATCGTGATAATTTGAAAATGAACAATGTATCATAATTTGCCATTAGTATATGTGTCATGCTAGTCCGCATGTCAGGTGGTAATCCATTGCTATAAACATGGTATAGCCACTTGACAGTCGGCTTGCTTGACCGATTATCCTACTTCTAGTCGAAACAAAACAAGTGCTTGGGTGACTTCCATGGTTTTGGGGAATGACCCCTCTTGTTGCTTTCGAGTTTGAAAGGCAAACTTTTGGAAAGGTGTGCGCTGTGCAGCGTTGCCTTCTGAAAGAATACTCCATATTATGAAAATCTATACCTCCCCGCATCCTTCTCGAGTCTTGTGGGATTTTGTGCCTGGA
This sequence is a window from Drosophila teissieri strain GT53w chromosome 2R, Prin_Dtei_1.1, whole genome shotgun sequence. Protein-coding genes within it:
- the LOC122613635 gene encoding modular serine protease, whose product is MFEAHRNLSIQLVIFLSFAIAICSALPNATSCGHRCGGGDCIQLDQLCDGAANCLDGSDETSAMCEKVWCPGYAFRCSYGACIASTAVCDGVQDCVDGSDEQGWLCRAQMQQANCDNWEMYCASGQCMPYSKLCDGVRDCRDGDDELKSLCEGVVMPTTTISSTSINTTESGINSIAPTVAKTRKPPQGDSIQENVDCVVPQLPNVIVRHFTQAILTAGSRVANGTRIYYDCPAEHTLKGESQNICQDALWARKFPYCETPQAYIFSLVIVIFCVLIVVLVFLIWRVRRENGTRRQREEHIWLVETSSNLPRQTGIPKV
- the LOC122613646 gene encoding probable enoyl-CoA hydratase, mitochondrial, coding for MANIAKIFATRAQGVLQAAARQPQVATRFSSSSTNNWEYIKTEVAGESKNVAVITLNRPKALNALCNGLMKELSTALQQFGKDKTISAIVLTGSEKAFAAGADIKEMVGNTYSQCIQGNFLNDWTEVARTQKPIIAAVNGYALGGGCELAMMCDIIYAGDKAKFGQPEIALGTIPGAGGTQRLTRVVGKSKAMEMCLTGNMIGAQEAEKLGLASKVVPADQLLGEAVKLGEKIGSHSNLIVQLCKEAVNTAYETTLQEGLKFERRTFHATFSTADRKEGMTAFAEKRPAKFTNE